The Gallus gallus isolate bGalGal1 chromosome 3, bGalGal1.mat.broiler.GRCg7b, whole genome shotgun sequence genome window below encodes:
- the ATL2 gene encoding atlastin-2 isoform X4, which yields MTKDIAKLSTSARNLPGLTQDPQPFRMGDCPAPQWQHAACSDSGKHYEEEEEEDALPDSDVMPDSDDEVDLDKPRPIQIVLAHEDDHNFELDEEALEKILLQEHIKDLNIVVVSVAGAFRKGKSFLLDFMLRYMYNRTSPCWIGGNTEPLTGFTWRGGCERETTGIQIWSEVFVIDKPNGTKVAVLLMDTQGAFDSQSTIKDCATVFALSTMTSSVQVYNLSQNIQEDDLQHLQLFTEYGRLAMEEIYQKPFQTLMFLIRDWSYPYEHAYGLEGGKKFLEKRLQVKQNQHEELQNVRKHIHSCFSNLGCFLLPHPGLKVATNPNFDGRLNDIDEDFKKELRNLVPLLLAPENLVEKEISGSKVTCRDLVEYFKAYIKIYQGEELPHPKSMLQATAEANNLAAVAGAKDLYSKGMEQICGGDKPYIAPSDLERKHQDFKESAVKQFCSVKKMGGEEFCRRYQEQLEAEIDEIYANFVKHNDGKNIFYAARTPATLFAVMFAMYIISGLTGFLGMNSIATLCNLVLGMALISFCTWAYVKYSGEFREVGTAIDQIAEAIWEQVFFKLFEVLRCRTIRRALTSVPRQRLSSNNNKKKN from the exons GTAAGCAttatgaggaggaagaagaggaggatgcCCTACCTGACTCAGATGTCATGCCAGATTCAGATGACGAGGTGGATTTGGATAAGCCGCGCCCCATACAGATTGTTCTCGCTCATGAAGATGACCATAACTTTGAATTAGATGAAGAAGCATTGGAAAAAATCTTGCTTCAGGAGCACATCAAAGATCTTAACATAGTAGTTGTGTCTGTAGCAGGAGCTTTCCgcaaaggaaaatcttttctgCTGGACTTCATGCTTAGATACATGTATAACAGG ACTTCTCCTTGCTGGATAGGTGGAAACACTGAGCCTTTGACTGGGTTTACATGGAGAGGTGGATGTGAACGGGAAACCACTGGCATCCAGATCTGGAGTGAAGTGTTTGTAATTGATAAACCCAATGGAACGAAG GTTGCTGTACTACTCATGGATACCCAAGGTGCCTTTGATAGCCAATCCACTATCAAAGACTGTGCAACGGTTTTTGCCCTGAGCACCATGACAAGTTCTGTCCAG GTATACAACTTGTCCCAGAATATTCAGGAAGATGACCTTCAACATTTGCAG TTGTTTACAGAATATGGAAGACTAGCTATGGAAGAAATTTACCAAAAGCCGTTTCAA ACACTGATGTTCTTAATTAGAGATTGGAGTTACCCTTATGAACATGCGTATGGcttggaaggaggaaaaaaattcctGGAGAAAAGATTGCAG gtaaAGCAGAACCAACATGAAGAGCTACAGAATGTAAGGAAGCATATTCACTCCTGTTTCAGTAACCTTGGCTGTTTCCTGTTGCCCCACCCTGGTCTTAAAGTTGCAACAAATCCAAATTTTGATGGGAGATTAAATG ATATAGATGAGGATTTTAAGAAAGAGCTGCGGAATTTGGTACCATTACTGCTTGCCCCTGAAAACTTGGTAGAAAAAGAGATTAGTGGATCCAAGGTGACCTGTAGAGATCTTGTAGAATACTTCAAG GCTTACATTAAAATCTATCAAGGAGAGGAGCTACCTCATCCAAAGTCTATGCTGcag GCAACAGCTGAGGCAAACAATCTTGCTGCTGTGGCAGGAGCAAAAGACTTGTACAGTAAAGGCATGGAGCAG ATTTGTGGAGGAGATAAGCCTTATATTGCCCCATCGGACCTTGAGCGAAAGCACCAGGATTTCAAAGAGTCAGCTGTCAAGCAGTTCTGCTCTGTGAAGAAGATGGGAGGGGAGGAGTTCTGTCGGCGCTACCAGGAACAGCTTGAGGCAGAAATCGACGAGATCTATGCAAACTTTGTGAAGCACAATGATggcaaaaacatattttacgCTGCTCGTACCCCTGCCACTCTATTTGCAGTCATGTTTGCCATGTATATAATCTCAGGACTGACTGGGTTCCTTGGTATGAACTCCATAGCTACCCTGTGTAATCTCGTGCTGGGGATGGCTCTTATATCCTTTTGTACTTGGGCATACGTTAAGTACTCTGGGGAATTCAGAGAAGTTGGAACAGCCATCGATCAGATCGCTGAAGCTATATGGGAACAG GTGTTTTTCAAACTCTTTGAAGTCCTTAGATGCCGAACAATTCGCCGTGCTCTTACATCAGTGCCACGACAGCGACTCTCATCCAAcaataacaagaagaaaaactag
- the ATL2 gene encoding atlastin-2 isoform X8, with amino-acid sequence MAERDAARRAGSTRQRPEPAGKHYEEEEEEDALPDSDVMPDSDDEVDLDKPRPIQIVLAHEDDHNFELDEEALEKILLQEHIKDLNIVVVSVAGAFRKGKSFLLDFMLRYMYNRTSPCWIGGNTEPLTGFTWRGGCERETTGIQIWSEVFVIDKPNGTKVAVLLMDTQGAFDSQSTIKDCATVFALSTMTSSVQVYNLSQNIQEDDLQHLQLFTEYGRLAMEEIYQKPFQTLMFLIRDWSYPYEHAYGLEGGKKFLEKRLQVKQNQHEELQNVRKHIHSCFSNLGCFLLPHPGLKVATNPNFDGRLNDIDEDFKKELRNLVPLLLAPENLVEKEISGSKVTCRDLVEYFKAYIKIYQGEELPHPKSMLQATAEANNLAAVAGAKDLYSKGMEQICGGDKPYIAPSDLERKHQDFKESAVKQFCSVKKMGGEEFCRRYQEQLEAEIDEIYANFVKHNDGKNIFYAARTPATLFAVMFAMYIISGLTGFLGMNSIATLCNLVLGMALISFCTWAYVKYSGEFREVGTAIDQIAEAIWEQVFFKLFEVLRCRTIRRALTSVPRQRLSSNNNKKKN; translated from the exons GTAAGCAttatgaggaggaagaagaggaggatgcCCTACCTGACTCAGATGTCATGCCAGATTCAGATGACGAGGTGGATTTGGATAAGCCGCGCCCCATACAGATTGTTCTCGCTCATGAAGATGACCATAACTTTGAATTAGATGAAGAAGCATTGGAAAAAATCTTGCTTCAGGAGCACATCAAAGATCTTAACATAGTAGTTGTGTCTGTAGCAGGAGCTTTCCgcaaaggaaaatcttttctgCTGGACTTCATGCTTAGATACATGTATAACAGG ACTTCTCCTTGCTGGATAGGTGGAAACACTGAGCCTTTGACTGGGTTTACATGGAGAGGTGGATGTGAACGGGAAACCACTGGCATCCAGATCTGGAGTGAAGTGTTTGTAATTGATAAACCCAATGGAACGAAG GTTGCTGTACTACTCATGGATACCCAAGGTGCCTTTGATAGCCAATCCACTATCAAAGACTGTGCAACGGTTTTTGCCCTGAGCACCATGACAAGTTCTGTCCAG GTATACAACTTGTCCCAGAATATTCAGGAAGATGACCTTCAACATTTGCAG TTGTTTACAGAATATGGAAGACTAGCTATGGAAGAAATTTACCAAAAGCCGTTTCAA ACACTGATGTTCTTAATTAGAGATTGGAGTTACCCTTATGAACATGCGTATGGcttggaaggaggaaaaaaattcctGGAGAAAAGATTGCAG gtaaAGCAGAACCAACATGAAGAGCTACAGAATGTAAGGAAGCATATTCACTCCTGTTTCAGTAACCTTGGCTGTTTCCTGTTGCCCCACCCTGGTCTTAAAGTTGCAACAAATCCAAATTTTGATGGGAGATTAAATG ATATAGATGAGGATTTTAAGAAAGAGCTGCGGAATTTGGTACCATTACTGCTTGCCCCTGAAAACTTGGTAGAAAAAGAGATTAGTGGATCCAAGGTGACCTGTAGAGATCTTGTAGAATACTTCAAG GCTTACATTAAAATCTATCAAGGAGAGGAGCTACCTCATCCAAAGTCTATGCTGcag GCAACAGCTGAGGCAAACAATCTTGCTGCTGTGGCAGGAGCAAAAGACTTGTACAGTAAAGGCATGGAGCAG ATTTGTGGAGGAGATAAGCCTTATATTGCCCCATCGGACCTTGAGCGAAAGCACCAGGATTTCAAAGAGTCAGCTGTCAAGCAGTTCTGCTCTGTGAAGAAGATGGGAGGGGAGGAGTTCTGTCGGCGCTACCAGGAACAGCTTGAGGCAGAAATCGACGAGATCTATGCAAACTTTGTGAAGCACAATGATggcaaaaacatattttacgCTGCTCGTACCCCTGCCACTCTATTTGCAGTCATGTTTGCCATGTATATAATCTCAGGACTGACTGGGTTCCTTGGTATGAACTCCATAGCTACCCTGTGTAATCTCGTGCTGGGGATGGCTCTTATATCCTTTTGTACTTGGGCATACGTTAAGTACTCTGGGGAATTCAGAGAAGTTGGAACAGCCATCGATCAGATCGCTGAAGCTATATGGGAACAG GTGTTTTTCAAACTCTTTGAAGTCCTTAGATGCCGAACAATTCGCCGTGCTCTTACATCAGTGCCACGACAGCGACTCTCATCCAAcaataacaagaagaaaaactag
- the ATL2 gene encoding atlastin-2 isoform X1 yields the protein MTKDIAKLSTSARNLPGLTQDPQPFRMGDCPAPQWQHAACSDSGKHYEEEEEEDALPDSDVMPDSDDEVDLDKPRPIQIVLAHEDDHNFELDEEALEKILLQEHIKDLNIVVVSVAGAFRKGKSFLLDFMLRYMYNRTSPCWIGGNTEPLTGFTWRGGCERETTGIQIWSEVFVIDKPNGTKVAVLLMDTQGAFDSQSTIKDCATVFALSTMTSSVQVYNLSQNIQEDDLQHLQLFTEYGRLAMEEIYQKPFQTLMFLIRDWSYPYEHAYGLEGGKKFLEKRLQVKQNQHEELQNVRKHIHSCFSNLGCFLLPHPGLKVATNPNFDGRLNDIDEDFKKELRNLVPLLLAPENLVEKEISGSKVTCRDLVEYFKAYIKIYQGEELPHPKSMLQATAEANNLAAVAGAKDLYSKGMEQICGGDKPYIAPSDLERKHQDFKESAVKQFCSVKKMGGEEFCRRYQEQLEAEIDEIYANFVKHNDGKNIFYAARTPATLFAVMFAMYIISGLTGFLGMNSIATLCNLVLGMALISFCTWAYVKYSGEFREVGTAIDQIAEAIWEQRNPRKVRSCWQSDLSELSFIYCLLRATFPNSSIRVLGVFQTL from the exons GTAAGCAttatgaggaggaagaagaggaggatgcCCTACCTGACTCAGATGTCATGCCAGATTCAGATGACGAGGTGGATTTGGATAAGCCGCGCCCCATACAGATTGTTCTCGCTCATGAAGATGACCATAACTTTGAATTAGATGAAGAAGCATTGGAAAAAATCTTGCTTCAGGAGCACATCAAAGATCTTAACATAGTAGTTGTGTCTGTAGCAGGAGCTTTCCgcaaaggaaaatcttttctgCTGGACTTCATGCTTAGATACATGTATAACAGG ACTTCTCCTTGCTGGATAGGTGGAAACACTGAGCCTTTGACTGGGTTTACATGGAGAGGTGGATGTGAACGGGAAACCACTGGCATCCAGATCTGGAGTGAAGTGTTTGTAATTGATAAACCCAATGGAACGAAG GTTGCTGTACTACTCATGGATACCCAAGGTGCCTTTGATAGCCAATCCACTATCAAAGACTGTGCAACGGTTTTTGCCCTGAGCACCATGACAAGTTCTGTCCAG GTATACAACTTGTCCCAGAATATTCAGGAAGATGACCTTCAACATTTGCAG TTGTTTACAGAATATGGAAGACTAGCTATGGAAGAAATTTACCAAAAGCCGTTTCAA ACACTGATGTTCTTAATTAGAGATTGGAGTTACCCTTATGAACATGCGTATGGcttggaaggaggaaaaaaattcctGGAGAAAAGATTGCAG gtaaAGCAGAACCAACATGAAGAGCTACAGAATGTAAGGAAGCATATTCACTCCTGTTTCAGTAACCTTGGCTGTTTCCTGTTGCCCCACCCTGGTCTTAAAGTTGCAACAAATCCAAATTTTGATGGGAGATTAAATG ATATAGATGAGGATTTTAAGAAAGAGCTGCGGAATTTGGTACCATTACTGCTTGCCCCTGAAAACTTGGTAGAAAAAGAGATTAGTGGATCCAAGGTGACCTGTAGAGATCTTGTAGAATACTTCAAG GCTTACATTAAAATCTATCAAGGAGAGGAGCTACCTCATCCAAAGTCTATGCTGcag GCAACAGCTGAGGCAAACAATCTTGCTGCTGTGGCAGGAGCAAAAGACTTGTACAGTAAAGGCATGGAGCAG ATTTGTGGAGGAGATAAGCCTTATATTGCCCCATCGGACCTTGAGCGAAAGCACCAGGATTTCAAAGAGTCAGCTGTCAAGCAGTTCTGCTCTGTGAAGAAGATGGGAGGGGAGGAGTTCTGTCGGCGCTACCAGGAACAGCTTGAGGCAGAAATCGACGAGATCTATGCAAACTTTGTGAAGCACAATGATggcaaaaacatattttacgCTGCTCGTACCCCTGCCACTCTATTTGCAGTCATGTTTGCCATGTATATAATCTCAGGACTGACTGGGTTCCTTGGTATGAACTCCATAGCTACCCTGTGTAATCTCGTGCTGGGGATGGCTCTTATATCCTTTTGTACTTGGGCATACGTTAAGTACTCTGGGGAATTCAGAGAAGTTGGAACAGCCATCGATCAGATCGCTGAAGCTATATGGGAACAG AGGAATCccaggaaggtaagaagttgctgGCAATCAGATTTGTCTGAACTTAGCTTTATCTACTGCCTTTTGAGAGCCACGTTTCCTAACAGCTCAATTCGTGTTCTAGGTGTTTTTCAAACTCTTTGA
- the ATL2 gene encoding atlastin-2 isoform X11 translates to MPDSDDEVDLDKPRPIQIVLAHEDDHNFELDEEALEKILLQEHIKDLNIVVVSVAGAFRKGKSFLLDFMLRYMYNRTSPCWIGGNTEPLTGFTWRGGCERETTGIQIWSEVFVIDKPNGTKVAVLLMDTQGAFDSQSTIKDCATVFALSTMTSSVQVYNLSQNIQEDDLQHLQLFTEYGRLAMEEIYQKPFQTLMFLIRDWSYPYEHAYGLEGGKKFLEKRLQVKQNQHEELQNVRKHIHSCFSNLGCFLLPHPGLKVATNPNFDGRLNDIDEDFKKELRNLVPLLLAPENLVEKEISGSKVTCRDLVEYFKAYIKIYQGEELPHPKSMLQATAEANNLAAVAGAKDLYSKGMEQICGGDKPYIAPSDLERKHQDFKESAVKQFCSVKKMGGEEFCRRYQEQLEAEIDEIYANFVKHNDGKNIFYAARTPATLFAVMFAMYIISGLTGFLGMNSIATLCNLVLGMALISFCTWAYVKYSGEFREVGTAIDQIAEAIWEQRNPRKVRSCWQSDLSELSFIYCLLRATFPNSSIRVLGVFQTL, encoded by the exons ATGCCAGATTCAGATGACGAGGTGGATTTGGATAAGCCGCGCCCCATACAGATTGTTCTCGCTCATGAAGATGACCATAACTTTGAATTAGATGAAGAAGCATTGGAAAAAATCTTGCTTCAGGAGCACATCAAAGATCTTAACATAGTAGTTGTGTCTGTAGCAGGAGCTTTCCgcaaaggaaaatcttttctgCTGGACTTCATGCTTAGATACATGTATAACAGG ACTTCTCCTTGCTGGATAGGTGGAAACACTGAGCCTTTGACTGGGTTTACATGGAGAGGTGGATGTGAACGGGAAACCACTGGCATCCAGATCTGGAGTGAAGTGTTTGTAATTGATAAACCCAATGGAACGAAG GTTGCTGTACTACTCATGGATACCCAAGGTGCCTTTGATAGCCAATCCACTATCAAAGACTGTGCAACGGTTTTTGCCCTGAGCACCATGACAAGTTCTGTCCAG GTATACAACTTGTCCCAGAATATTCAGGAAGATGACCTTCAACATTTGCAG TTGTTTACAGAATATGGAAGACTAGCTATGGAAGAAATTTACCAAAAGCCGTTTCAA ACACTGATGTTCTTAATTAGAGATTGGAGTTACCCTTATGAACATGCGTATGGcttggaaggaggaaaaaaattcctGGAGAAAAGATTGCAG gtaaAGCAGAACCAACATGAAGAGCTACAGAATGTAAGGAAGCATATTCACTCCTGTTTCAGTAACCTTGGCTGTTTCCTGTTGCCCCACCCTGGTCTTAAAGTTGCAACAAATCCAAATTTTGATGGGAGATTAAATG ATATAGATGAGGATTTTAAGAAAGAGCTGCGGAATTTGGTACCATTACTGCTTGCCCCTGAAAACTTGGTAGAAAAAGAGATTAGTGGATCCAAGGTGACCTGTAGAGATCTTGTAGAATACTTCAAG GCTTACATTAAAATCTATCAAGGAGAGGAGCTACCTCATCCAAAGTCTATGCTGcag GCAACAGCTGAGGCAAACAATCTTGCTGCTGTGGCAGGAGCAAAAGACTTGTACAGTAAAGGCATGGAGCAG ATTTGTGGAGGAGATAAGCCTTATATTGCCCCATCGGACCTTGAGCGAAAGCACCAGGATTTCAAAGAGTCAGCTGTCAAGCAGTTCTGCTCTGTGAAGAAGATGGGAGGGGAGGAGTTCTGTCGGCGCTACCAGGAACAGCTTGAGGCAGAAATCGACGAGATCTATGCAAACTTTGTGAAGCACAATGATggcaaaaacatattttacgCTGCTCGTACCCCTGCCACTCTATTTGCAGTCATGTTTGCCATGTATATAATCTCAGGACTGACTGGGTTCCTTGGTATGAACTCCATAGCTACCCTGTGTAATCTCGTGCTGGGGATGGCTCTTATATCCTTTTGTACTTGGGCATACGTTAAGTACTCTGGGGAATTCAGAGAAGTTGGAACAGCCATCGATCAGATCGCTGAAGCTATATGGGAACAG AGGAATCccaggaaggtaagaagttgctgGCAATCAGATTTGTCTGAACTTAGCTTTATCTACTGCCTTTTGAGAGCCACGTTTCCTAACAGCTCAATTCGTGTTCTAGGTGTTTTTCAAACTCTTTGA
- the ATL2 gene encoding atlastin-2 isoform X9, producing the protein MPGRDSAVVESKHYEEEEEEDALPDSDVMPDSDDEVDLDKPRPIQIVLAHEDDHNFELDEEALEKILLQEHIKDLNIVVVSVAGAFRKGKSFLLDFMLRYMYNRTSPCWIGGNTEPLTGFTWRGGCERETTGIQIWSEVFVIDKPNGTKVAVLLMDTQGAFDSQSTIKDCATVFALSTMTSSVQVYNLSQNIQEDDLQHLQLFTEYGRLAMEEIYQKPFQTLMFLIRDWSYPYEHAYGLEGGKKFLEKRLQVKQNQHEELQNVRKHIHSCFSNLGCFLLPHPGLKVATNPNFDGRLNDIDEDFKKELRNLVPLLLAPENLVEKEISGSKVTCRDLVEYFKAYIKIYQGEELPHPKSMLQATAEANNLAAVAGAKDLYSKGMEQICGGDKPYIAPSDLERKHQDFKESAVKQFCSVKKMGGEEFCRRYQEQLEAEIDEIYANFVKHNDGKNIFYAARTPATLFAVMFAMYIISGLTGFLGMNSIATLCNLVLGMALISFCTWAYVKYSGEFREVGTAIDQIAEAIWEQRNPRKVRSCWQSDLSELSFIYCLLRATFPNSSIRVLGVFQTL; encoded by the exons aTGCCTGGCAGAGACTCAGCAGTGGTGGAGA GTAAGCAttatgaggaggaagaagaggaggatgcCCTACCTGACTCAGATGTCATGCCAGATTCAGATGACGAGGTGGATTTGGATAAGCCGCGCCCCATACAGATTGTTCTCGCTCATGAAGATGACCATAACTTTGAATTAGATGAAGAAGCATTGGAAAAAATCTTGCTTCAGGAGCACATCAAAGATCTTAACATAGTAGTTGTGTCTGTAGCAGGAGCTTTCCgcaaaggaaaatcttttctgCTGGACTTCATGCTTAGATACATGTATAACAGG ACTTCTCCTTGCTGGATAGGTGGAAACACTGAGCCTTTGACTGGGTTTACATGGAGAGGTGGATGTGAACGGGAAACCACTGGCATCCAGATCTGGAGTGAAGTGTTTGTAATTGATAAACCCAATGGAACGAAG GTTGCTGTACTACTCATGGATACCCAAGGTGCCTTTGATAGCCAATCCACTATCAAAGACTGTGCAACGGTTTTTGCCCTGAGCACCATGACAAGTTCTGTCCAG GTATACAACTTGTCCCAGAATATTCAGGAAGATGACCTTCAACATTTGCAG TTGTTTACAGAATATGGAAGACTAGCTATGGAAGAAATTTACCAAAAGCCGTTTCAA ACACTGATGTTCTTAATTAGAGATTGGAGTTACCCTTATGAACATGCGTATGGcttggaaggaggaaaaaaattcctGGAGAAAAGATTGCAG gtaaAGCAGAACCAACATGAAGAGCTACAGAATGTAAGGAAGCATATTCACTCCTGTTTCAGTAACCTTGGCTGTTTCCTGTTGCCCCACCCTGGTCTTAAAGTTGCAACAAATCCAAATTTTGATGGGAGATTAAATG ATATAGATGAGGATTTTAAGAAAGAGCTGCGGAATTTGGTACCATTACTGCTTGCCCCTGAAAACTTGGTAGAAAAAGAGATTAGTGGATCCAAGGTGACCTGTAGAGATCTTGTAGAATACTTCAAG GCTTACATTAAAATCTATCAAGGAGAGGAGCTACCTCATCCAAAGTCTATGCTGcag GCAACAGCTGAGGCAAACAATCTTGCTGCTGTGGCAGGAGCAAAAGACTTGTACAGTAAAGGCATGGAGCAG ATTTGTGGAGGAGATAAGCCTTATATTGCCCCATCGGACCTTGAGCGAAAGCACCAGGATTTCAAAGAGTCAGCTGTCAAGCAGTTCTGCTCTGTGAAGAAGATGGGAGGGGAGGAGTTCTGTCGGCGCTACCAGGAACAGCTTGAGGCAGAAATCGACGAGATCTATGCAAACTTTGTGAAGCACAATGATggcaaaaacatattttacgCTGCTCGTACCCCTGCCACTCTATTTGCAGTCATGTTTGCCATGTATATAATCTCAGGACTGACTGGGTTCCTTGGTATGAACTCCATAGCTACCCTGTGTAATCTCGTGCTGGGGATGGCTCTTATATCCTTTTGTACTTGGGCATACGTTAAGTACTCTGGGGAATTCAGAGAAGTTGGAACAGCCATCGATCAGATCGCTGAAGCTATATGGGAACAG AGGAATCccaggaaggtaagaagttgctgGCAATCAGATTTGTCTGAACTTAGCTTTATCTACTGCCTTTTGAGAGCCACGTTTCCTAACAGCTCAATTCGTGTTCTAGGTGTTTTTCAAACTCTTTGA
- the ATL2 gene encoding atlastin-2 isoform X5 produces MAERDAARRAGSTRQRPEPAGKHYEEEEEEDALPDSDVMPDSDDEVDLDKPRPIQIVLAHEDDHNFELDEEALEKILLQEHIKDLNIVVVSVAGAFRKGKSFLLDFMLRYMYNRTSPCWIGGNTEPLTGFTWRGGCERETTGIQIWSEVFVIDKPNGTKVAVLLMDTQGAFDSQSTIKDCATVFALSTMTSSVQVYNLSQNIQEDDLQHLQLFTEYGRLAMEEIYQKPFQTLMFLIRDWSYPYEHAYGLEGGKKFLEKRLQVKQNQHEELQNVRKHIHSCFSNLGCFLLPHPGLKVATNPNFDGRLNDIDEDFKKELRNLVPLLLAPENLVEKEISGSKVTCRDLVEYFKAYIKIYQGEELPHPKSMLQATAEANNLAAVAGAKDLYSKGMEQICGGDKPYIAPSDLERKHQDFKESAVKQFCSVKKMGGEEFCRRYQEQLEAEIDEIYANFVKHNDGKNIFYAARTPATLFAVMFAMYIISGLTGFLGMNSIATLCNLVLGMALISFCTWAYVKYSGEFREVGTAIDQIAEAIWEQRNPRKVRSCWQSDLSELSFIYCLLRATFPNSSIRVLGVFQTL; encoded by the exons GTAAGCAttatgaggaggaagaagaggaggatgcCCTACCTGACTCAGATGTCATGCCAGATTCAGATGACGAGGTGGATTTGGATAAGCCGCGCCCCATACAGATTGTTCTCGCTCATGAAGATGACCATAACTTTGAATTAGATGAAGAAGCATTGGAAAAAATCTTGCTTCAGGAGCACATCAAAGATCTTAACATAGTAGTTGTGTCTGTAGCAGGAGCTTTCCgcaaaggaaaatcttttctgCTGGACTTCATGCTTAGATACATGTATAACAGG ACTTCTCCTTGCTGGATAGGTGGAAACACTGAGCCTTTGACTGGGTTTACATGGAGAGGTGGATGTGAACGGGAAACCACTGGCATCCAGATCTGGAGTGAAGTGTTTGTAATTGATAAACCCAATGGAACGAAG GTTGCTGTACTACTCATGGATACCCAAGGTGCCTTTGATAGCCAATCCACTATCAAAGACTGTGCAACGGTTTTTGCCCTGAGCACCATGACAAGTTCTGTCCAG GTATACAACTTGTCCCAGAATATTCAGGAAGATGACCTTCAACATTTGCAG TTGTTTACAGAATATGGAAGACTAGCTATGGAAGAAATTTACCAAAAGCCGTTTCAA ACACTGATGTTCTTAATTAGAGATTGGAGTTACCCTTATGAACATGCGTATGGcttggaaggaggaaaaaaattcctGGAGAAAAGATTGCAG gtaaAGCAGAACCAACATGAAGAGCTACAGAATGTAAGGAAGCATATTCACTCCTGTTTCAGTAACCTTGGCTGTTTCCTGTTGCCCCACCCTGGTCTTAAAGTTGCAACAAATCCAAATTTTGATGGGAGATTAAATG ATATAGATGAGGATTTTAAGAAAGAGCTGCGGAATTTGGTACCATTACTGCTTGCCCCTGAAAACTTGGTAGAAAAAGAGATTAGTGGATCCAAGGTGACCTGTAGAGATCTTGTAGAATACTTCAAG GCTTACATTAAAATCTATCAAGGAGAGGAGCTACCTCATCCAAAGTCTATGCTGcag GCAACAGCTGAGGCAAACAATCTTGCTGCTGTGGCAGGAGCAAAAGACTTGTACAGTAAAGGCATGGAGCAG ATTTGTGGAGGAGATAAGCCTTATATTGCCCCATCGGACCTTGAGCGAAAGCACCAGGATTTCAAAGAGTCAGCTGTCAAGCAGTTCTGCTCTGTGAAGAAGATGGGAGGGGAGGAGTTCTGTCGGCGCTACCAGGAACAGCTTGAGGCAGAAATCGACGAGATCTATGCAAACTTTGTGAAGCACAATGATggcaaaaacatattttacgCTGCTCGTACCCCTGCCACTCTATTTGCAGTCATGTTTGCCATGTATATAATCTCAGGACTGACTGGGTTCCTTGGTATGAACTCCATAGCTACCCTGTGTAATCTCGTGCTGGGGATGGCTCTTATATCCTTTTGTACTTGGGCATACGTTAAGTACTCTGGGGAATTCAGAGAAGTTGGAACAGCCATCGATCAGATCGCTGAAGCTATATGGGAACAG AGGAATCccaggaaggtaagaagttgctgGCAATCAGATTTGTCTGAACTTAGCTTTATCTACTGCCTTTTGAGAGCCACGTTTCCTAACAGCTCAATTCGTGTTCTAGGTGTTTTTCAAACTCTTTGA